One stretch of Chiroxiphia lanceolata isolate bChiLan1 chromosome 1, bChiLan1.pri, whole genome shotgun sequence DNA includes these proteins:
- the LOC116780295 gene encoding zinc finger protein 260-like: MKDVFKHRVPKSHLCQECGKSFSKKGNLKRHQRIHTAKEPFTCGECGRRFSTRGHLTTHQSIHTGERPFCCGECGRCFHLEMCLAAHQRTHAKGGPFPCARCGKSLSTRIYFSIHMRTHRERRPFACTECGKSFVKKGTLTTHRETHKREKPFKCPECSRCFGQRATLVAHQKIHLRGGPFICTECGKSLSTKRYFNVHQRNHAKQKGHINSVSLRVIQVKEESEFALRSEESVLENMAREGDVAQGCSIPRNPSNPKNPPWKIQVKEEPEPPTDDTASTTAVACQKLYIKEEPPENLDYGKLCDPKIPLLALQGRQPKKEEDADGQHEQKVTITSNYVLHVKEEPEESIDFGMHYGQKPNLSAIQRIQIKEEPGVEANHQESPKRQQKKCCQSTKEGTLENREKSTSKRDPSAKGAPKGERMFPCPECGKSFNQKSNLTRHRKIHTSEGPYKCGECGESFRMSRKLVRHQRAHVSEPFKCPECGKSFTQRSNLVRHQRIHTKEEPYQCPECEKTFNQKANLFRHQSIHVRMGPCKCTKCGKCFPHKRLLIKHQLLHSRGGAYKCGVCGKRYRLKKYLRRHQKIHAREGTAPCSDLGETAETVPHHAEQRALAPMKSEEES, translated from the coding sequence ATGAAGGACGTCTTTAAGCACAGGGTGCCAAAGAGCCACCTGTGTCAGGAGTGTGGGAAATCCTTTAGCAAGAAGGGAAACCTGAAGAGACACCAGCGGATCCACACGGCCAAGGAGCCGTTCACCTGCGGGGAGTGTGGGAGGCGCTTCAGCACCCGGGGCCACCTCACCACCCACCAGAGCATCCACACGGGAGAGAGACCATTCTGCTGTGGGGAGTGTGGGCGCTGCTTCCACCTGGAGATGTGCCTGGCTGCCCACCAGAGGACACATGCCAAGGGGGGCCCCTTCCCCTGCGCCCGCTGCGGGAAGAGCCTGAGCACCAGGATCTACTTCAGCATCCACATGCGCACCCACAGGGAGAGGAGGCCGTTCGCCTGCAcggagtgtgggaagagctttgTGAAGAAGGGCACCCTCACCACCCACAGGGAGACCCACAAGAGGGAGAAGCCCTTCAAATGCCCTGAGTGCAGCAGGTGCTTTGGGCAAAGGGCCACGCTGGTGGCTCACCAGAAGATCCACCTCCGAGGGGGACCGTTCATCTGCAcggagtgtgggaagagcttgaGCACCAAGAGGTATTTCAATGTCCACCAGAGGAATCACGCTAAGCAAAAGGGGCACATCAACAGTGTGTCTCTCCGGGTCATCCAGGTTAAAGAGGAGTCTGAGTTTGCCCTCAGGTCAGAGGAAAGTGTGTTGGAGAATATGGCTCGTGAAGGAGATGTAGCCCAGGGGTGTAGCATACCTAGAAACCCATCTAATCCAAAAAACCCTCCTTGGAAAATCCAGGTGAAGGAGGAACCAGAGCCACCCACTGATGACACAGCAAGCACTACTGCAGTAGCCTGCCAGAAACTGTACATCAAGGAAGAGCCACCAGAAAACCTGGACTATGGAAAGCTCTGTGATCCAAAGATCCCATTGCTGGCTTTACAGGGGAGACAGCctaaaaaggaagaagatgCTGATGGGCAGCACGAACAGAAAGTCACTATAACCAGTAACTATGTGCTCCATGTGAAGGAAGAACCAGAGGAAAGCATTGACTTTGGGATGCATTATGGACAGAAGCCAAACCTCAGTGCTATCCAAAGGATCCAGATTAAAGAGGAACCTGGTGTGGAGGCCAACCACCAGGAGAGCCCAAAGAGGCAGCAGAAGAAATGCTGCCAGTCCACCAAAGAGGGGACGCTGGAGAACCGGGAGAAATCCACGTCCAAGAGAGATCCCTCAGCAAAAGGAGCTCCCAAGGGTGAGCGGATGTTTCCCTGCCCCGAGTGCGGGAAGAGTTTCAACCAGAAGTCGAACCTGACCAGGCACAGGAAGATCCACACGAGCGAGGGGCCCTACAAGTGCGGGGAGTGCGGGGAGAGCTTCCGCATGAGCCGCAAGCTGGTCCGGCACCAGCGCGCCCACGTGAGCGAGCCCTTCAAGTGCCCCGAGTGCGGGAAGAGCTTCACCCAGCGCTCCAACCTGGTCCGGCACCAGAGGATCCACACCAAGGAGGAGCCCTACCAGTGCCCAGAGTGCGAGAAGACCTTCAACCAGAAGGCCAACCTCTTCCGCCACCAGTCGATCCACGTCCGCATGGGGCCTTGCAAGTGCACCAAGTGCGGGAAGTGCTTCCCGCATAAACGCCTCCTGATCAAACACCAGCTGCTCCACTCCCGAGGGGGAGCCTACAAGTGTGGGGTCTGTGGGAAGCGGTACCGGCTGAAGAAGTACCTGAGGAGGCACCAGAAGATCCACGCGCGGGAAGGAACTGCTCCCTGCTCAGATCTTGGGGAGACCGCAGAGACTGTACCCCACCACGCTGAACAGAGGGCACTGGCCCCCATGAAGAGTGAAGAGGAGAGCTGA